Genomic segment of Pygocentrus nattereri isolate fPygNat1 chromosome 26, fPygNat1.pri, whole genome shotgun sequence:
TGTGGTATAGAGGTCCTTTTGAAGTCCCAGGGTGCCCAAAGAAGTTTGTTGCTGTGACCTAAAATAAGCTTTTTAATATCTAATAAAGCGTTAAATAATATAGGGTTTTAATTCTGTTTGCTTTTCCTTTCAGCTCCTGCTTCAGTGACTCCATGGCCAAATGCCTCGGACTTCACAACATCCCAGCTCAACAAGTCATGTGATAACTGCAGTCATTTCAAATTCATGGCGTACACTGTCACGTACAGTATAGTGTTTCCCGTCGGGCTGCTCAGCAATCTGGTTGCTCTGTATGTGTTCCTGCGACACACCCCCAAGAAGACCGCCAACACCGTATTCATGACTAACCTCGCCATAAGTGATGTTTGTTTCACCTTAACGTTGCCCTTTCGCCTCATCTACTACTTCAGGGAATGCCACTGGGACTTTCTAGATTGGTTGTGTCGCTGGTGTGTCTACTCCTTCTACGTGAACCTCTACACCAGCGTGCTTTTCCTTACGGGTCTAAGTGTGCTGCGCTATATCGCCGTGGTGCACCCCATCCGCAACAAGTCCCTTGTGACGGTGCGGCGGGCCAGTGTGGCATGCTTTGGAATCTGGGTGTTCGTAGCAGTCATGTCCGTCCCTTTCCTCTTGTCAGGGACTCTGAAAGATGGCGAAAAGACACGCTGCTTTGACCCTGGACACAAAAAAAACTGGATGCGGATACTCTACCTCAACTATTTGGCACTCATCTTGGGCTTCCTGATTCCTTTTGTCACCATTCTGGTCTGTTACGGATGCATAATctgcaaactgtttgcaggTCAGAAAATTCAGAATCACAAGCGGACACACCGGCTGCGCTCTGTGTACCTGATTGCCGTAATCCTGACTACCTTCCTGCTGTGCTTCTTACCGTACCACATTGTCCGCACGGTTCACCTGCATGCCATTGTCTCGAGGAATAACTGTAGGCTGGAGGAGCATCTCCTGAGGGTTCCTGTTCTGACACTTTGTGTTGCAGCTTCCAACAGCTGCCTGAACCCCCTCATGTACTACTTTGCTGGGGAGAGTTTCCGTACATCCTTCCGCAGAGCCTCACGCCGAGGAACGTTTAGCTCCGAGAACAGTTTCCACTTGTCATTCCAGTGGAGGAACAGATCGAGCAGGCAATCGCGACGACAGATGCCAAGCAGTCTACTGGCcccagaaaaaaagcaaaacattaagTGTAACAAACAGTGAATGCCACACTGTTCTTCTGAACCCCAACAAAAAGCTGTGATGGACCACATCTCAATGTGAGGACTTGTGTTAAAGATAACAGGCAAGGGTTCAGTGAGTGAATGGACTGATTTACTCTGGATCTTCTTTCCTGAATAAGACTGTAGGGCAGGGGTTTCAAACTACTGGGCCATTTTCCACATCCAGCTCATCACATACTTAGAATTGATCCTAAAATGTTACCTGCACATCTTTTTTTGTAGTTTCTGCAGATAAATATTTACAACTGACGTGTAGGTATGCCTCACCCACCAGACACTGTGACTGGTTAAACAACATAAGCTatataaaagtgaaaaacagagcGCTGCTCACAGGAGGAACCATTCAAACAAAAACCTGACGCAGTGTGAACGCTGCATACGGAGCAGTCATGGTTAACTAATACAGCTATTACTCTAATTCAGACCAAAAGTTAGTTCAATCTGCCTCTGTGGATTCATACATGAAAAGTGGTAGACAGAGCAAGTAAGAATAAAGAAATGAGAGGAATTATGTAATGAATCCACTGAGAAGTGCTGATTTAACAACAGCACTTCACTCGCATTCAGCATGAAAGatatcagagtaagagtccaaCATAATGCATAGTTTACTTAATTGACCAAcaaaatattcattaatatgAATGCTGTCTAACTACTAGAACACCTGTAGAGGTCATTTTGACCATTTGAATTGTACATGTTTATTAATATCACATCAGAGAATAATTGAAAAGTGTATCATtgcagaaataataataataataaatgtgtttatatgcacttgagtaatcagataatgtaaaactccaggtctacatgagtcaggcagtaatcagatcagCTTTGCAactggccaataaactcacagaagaagacgtgatgtaaacataatgtaaaactcaaacttcatgccgcaGCTTTTTCATTAAACATTGCACTACTTTCCCTTtatgctccaaaagtgttttgtctCGCGGCAACACTGCATTGCTTATTTCCGGCACCGCCGTCTGTTTTTGCAcgtgcacagactgagaaatcggaaagaaatcagagtaagagtcacatgctctgagaaatctgatcactgagctaaaatccagcctttTTATCGAATTTCCAGACCTCattctgatctaagaaatcggaggatgctgtttacatgaccgattatgatcagattattaactgcatgtaaacacactcaatgacaGTGTTTTCTGTAAGAGAAGCATCGAATTTCAAATGAATTACTTTCACACGGGAACAACAAACATAAAAGCTCCCATCTTCAGCACTGCACTGTATCATAGGCGCTGGTTAAATGTTCTCATCTCATCTTTTTCCAGATCTAGCATCACGTTTAGCATATATTTACAGTCAATCAAAACTAATTTTGATTAACATATTTATTGGGTTCTATACTATAGCGTGTATTGTCTGACCTGTcctatcttattgttattgtttcattctgttctgGATTGTACCGGGCAAACTGTTTTCTAATTCTTTCCAGATATTTCAAGAAGTAAATGAGAAGCGGCGAGTAGGCTACTGAATAACTGCTAAAGACCTGCTGGAATACTGAAAAAACCAGCCGGCTCACAGGgattaaaaacaatatattttatatggtCAAAATGATCGTTAATGGCCTTACGAGGTAGAAACACTCTGaactttttgtgctttttaataTTGATCTCATAACAATGTCGGAAAGAATATGCACTAATTTAGGAAAGGTATGGGAGCAGTAGATATGGGGCTGTTATTTGGTAAAGACAATCCCATCTTAAACATTTGAAATGGTCAAAATGACCATCTAGGCCAGGGGTGTCAAATCTATCCACTAAATGGACCATATCTCAATAAATCTGAGGGGCAGCagtgtttcatttatttgtacatAACATTTTGCTATGACCCTAACTgaccattgtttatttaaaatatgccaaaactacaatggcaaaaaaataggcactgaatacTTAAACTATtccaaaatcattttaattaaaaagaaattgtttAATATACAATAATAGGCCACATTAGCTGCAGATCACTGTTACACAGTAGGGTTTTTAAATCTGTCTCTTTGCTTGAAACAGACACCTGGCATCTCTTTATTGCCGCTGTCCCATAGATCGTTGTTGAGGAGGGGGTGGGAGCacacattacgttgcagtgcatgctgtgaaacgggctaatattaatagaaaatgtaaataatcttACAGGCTGAATAGGATTGTGCCacgggcctgacttggcccGCAGGCCTTGAGTTTAACACGTGGGATCTAGACATATatgtaaatttaaataataatttacatgTAATCATTTACAAAGTTGGGTAGAATAAATAGGTAAACTTTATATACTTAAATTCAAACACGGGACACATTTTCCTCCCTTCTCTTTTTCAACTGCCTCCCCCCTTGAAAAAGACCTGGCTTGTGTCAAATGtgagtttgagacccctgcTGTAGGGTAACGTATTGCTTTGTGTTGAGCAccttttatatttaaaacaaacagaaaagaaaaggaaaaaaaagagcagtGAAAGTTTGATTTCACCAGATGTCATTTGACTGAAGGTGAAACTTAATATTAATCCTACATGAGATGCAAGTAATTCCAACTCTCCCACATTCTGCTGTAAACCATCGGTGACACATCAATAACATCCGTCTCCATAGCAGTGGCACAGAACAGTTTTCTACTTGCTTGAAGAACCGATGTCAGTTGTAAAATATGATCGTTATATAATCGCTGATGGAAGAAGGCGTAGCCTGCTTCCAGTTTAACAGCCACTTAGCAAAGCGGCTTCCAAATAAGAATGAGGTAAGATATTGATAGGAGGTTGTGCTGAGGACTGTATtgggcagtttctgactgaccaTCTCCCACCACAGCAATACGGTCATTTACTTTCTTACTGAGAAGTACATCATTTCCATTTCTGTACACATTTTATAGAACATAAGGTCACATTCATGTGTCACCTGGCAGTTTTAGTTAAACCTGTTTGCGTACTGTTTTGGCCCTGAGTCAGATCCCAGTGTGCTTTCCAGTGAAAATGACTCAATACAAAGGCATATTTtggtgtgtatttattttttctaccATTGTCTGGCCATGTTATTATCTAACCCACCTTTTTAGTATGTTTTCTACCAGACCTGGGTGCCTAAAACCTAATACCATAACCATGAGAACACAGTCGAGAACGTCCTGCATAGCCGTCAGTCTCTTTAGGgtctaaaaacataaaaaatagatCAGCTGGCATTAAACTGCCTGGAGCAGATTGTGTGGAATCCATCACCACTCATTATACCAAGGATATGGAACTAGCAGTTATTAGTTATGAGGAACTCCATGCGACACGCTTTCTTGGAGCGCTTCCCAGTAATCATGTTTCCCAGTAATCCTAAgcagttgctttttttttcattcactcCCAATGAGGGAGGATGTGTGGGGCCAAATTCCCAGCTCTAAATAAAGATTAAAAGCTTTCATAGGAAATGTGAGCACAATGAGTATCAATTCAAATTGGAGAACAGAAAACTGTTTGGACTTAATACCTTTACAGGGAAACACATTACGTGACGAATGAGGCTCGTGTTTTGAAGTCATCCGTGTAAGTTTAGAGCAGGGCCAGGTAATCTCTCGTGTTAATCTGCTCTGAAAATGCTTCagcatgttgttttgttttttcttctgtccATTTGAACTTTTAACACGGGTAGCATCTGTAGCTCATACTAATTTTTGGAGTACATGTGGAATGAATATTAACACCTGTACAGCCATAAGTAAATTCATTCACTCCTGGTCAAAGTGCTTATTTTATTGACTCTCTatatgaaaataagtcaacacacaacacacctaattaagtaagtaagtgatacttttttaatcccacaaacggggaaattccacctctgcatttaacccatccgtgaagtgaaacaccacatacacactagtgaacacacacacactagggggcagtgagcacacttgcccggagcggtgggcagccctatccacggcgcccggggagcagttgggggttaggtgtcttgctcaaggacacctcagtcatggactgtcgacactggggattgaaccggcaaccttctggtcacagggccagatccctaacctccagcccacgactgccccctaaatGACATTTATGAGTttttaacatattaggaaaagaaaacaagttgTATAAATGTGGTATATAATTATAAAACGGgctatataaacataaaatataatacattcagtaaatatcagtcagtatgcattaaaatgtgcagaagagaatgtgttcacttattttcacttagaaaatctgcATGTAattttaaccaggggtgccgTTTTCATTCAACCATAcaccaccattcaaaagtttgcacTCACTTGCTATATTCATATCTTGGGTATTTTATATGCAAGAATAACATATACAATgggaatattaataatataaactaTGTGCCaaaggttttttattttttaacgtCTTATTCCATGTTTCAAGAATTCTGTGAacaaaaagtgaataaaatgttaattcAGTTCATTCTGTGTTgcaattgtatttttatttttttttatctatttgcatttaggaaatcaacaaaataagTTATATGACTAGTGGCACCCATATCATTGCCCAGGTCATTGTATTATAACTCactttcgttgggagtgacaaggatggacaagattagaaatgagcaga
This window contains:
- the cysltr3 gene encoding cysteinyl leukotriene receptor 2 yields the protein MSAPASVTPWPNASDFTTSQLNKSCDNCSHFKFMAYTVTYSIVFPVGLLSNLVALYVFLRHTPKKTANTVFMTNLAISDVCFTLTLPFRLIYYFRECHWDFLDWLCRWCVYSFYVNLYTSVLFLTGLSVLRYIAVVHPIRNKSLVTVRRASVACFGIWVFVAVMSVPFLLSGTLKDGEKTRCFDPGHKKNWMRILYLNYLALILGFLIPFVTILVCYGCIICKLFAGQKIQNHKRTHRLRSVYLIAVILTTFLLCFLPYHIVRTVHLHAIVSRNNCRLEEHLLRVPVLTLCVAASNSCLNPLMYYFAGESFRTSFRRASRRGTFSSENSFHLSFQWRNRSSRQSRRQMPSSLLAPEKKQNIKCNKQ